A DNA window from Acidimicrobiales bacterium contains the following coding sequences:
- a CDS encoding SDR family oxidoreductase has protein sequence MPLPEPPPLGTAMLPAGTFAGTTVIVTGGGTGLGKAIAVEFARLGAAVGILSRDEGHRQAGVAAVEAAGGRAAHAGADIRKAEDVAAAFDALEDALGPASVLVNNAAANFPVPADDLSPNGWRAVTQIVLDGTFFCSQEIFRRASRAGAPAAICNILATQSFTGGPGMAHTAAAKAGVGNLTKTLAVEWAPFGVRVNALAPGLFPHEDMRADLQALRTEGEDVDNRRSPAGRLGRLHELGWAATWLCSPYASFVTGHTLVVDGANWLRRDFVMPEFVPVRDQIAGALGPRHPEP, from the coding sequence GTGCCCCTCCCCGAGCCCCCGCCCCTCGGCACCGCCATGCTGCCCGCCGGCACCTTCGCCGGCACCACGGTCATCGTCACCGGCGGCGGGACCGGCCTGGGCAAAGCCATCGCCGTCGAGTTCGCCCGCCTGGGCGCGGCGGTCGGCATCCTGTCGCGCGACGAGGGCCACCGCCAGGCCGGCGTCGCCGCCGTCGAGGCGGCGGGCGGCCGCGCCGCCCACGCCGGCGCCGACATCCGCAAGGCCGAGGATGTCGCAGCGGCGTTCGACGCCCTCGAGGACGCCCTGGGGCCGGCGTCGGTGCTGGTGAACAACGCGGCCGCGAACTTTCCCGTGCCCGCCGACGACCTCAGCCCCAACGGCTGGCGGGCCGTCACCCAGATCGTGCTGGACGGGACCTTCTTCTGTTCCCAGGAGATCTTCCGCCGGGCGAGCCGGGCGGGCGCCCCCGCGGCCATCTGCAACATCCTGGCCACACAGTCGTTCACGGGCGGCCCGGGCATGGCCCACACCGCGGCGGCCAAGGCGGGCGTCGGCAACCTCACCAAGACCCTGGCCGTGGAATGGGCGCCGTTCGGCGTGCGGGTGAACGCGCTGGCGCCGGGGCTCTTCCCGCACGAGGACATGCGGGCCGACCTGCAGGCCCTGCGCACCGAGGGCGAGGACGTCGACAATCGCCGCTCCCCGGCGGGCCGCCTGGGCCGGCTGCACGAGCTGGGCTGGGCCGCCACCTGGTTGTGCTCGCCCTATGCATCCTTCGTCACGGGCCACACCCTGGTGGTCGACGGGGCCAATTGGCTGCGCCGGGACTTCGTGATGCCCGAGTTCGTGCCGGTGCGCGACCAGATCGCCGGGGCCCTCGGGCCGCGCCACCCCGAGCCGTAG
- a CDS encoding enoyl-CoA hydratase-related protein codes for YCLGFGFELVLMSDIRIAAEDAVFALPEAQVGVGIDGGGDLRLAHEAGAGWAKLLAFTGRRLDARTAERIGVVQQITSTEDLLPTAMAIAEEIAANAPLAVQSIKRTIDGFTYRGLTEAMRFEAMSAAIEFVSDDMPAGYAAKAKKQPVVFEGK; via the coding sequence TACTGCCTCGGCTTCGGGTTCGAGCTCGTCCTCATGTCCGACATCCGCATCGCCGCCGAGGACGCCGTCTTCGCTCTCCCCGAGGCGCAGGTGGGCGTGGGCATCGACGGCGGTGGGGACCTGCGTCTCGCCCACGAGGCCGGGGCGGGCTGGGCCAAGCTTCTCGCCTTCACGGGCCGGCGCCTCGACGCCCGCACGGCCGAGCGCATCGGCGTCGTGCAGCAGATCACCTCCACCGAGGACCTGCTCCCCACGGCCATGGCCATCGCCGAGGAAATCGCCGCCAACGCCCCTCTGGCGGTGCAGAGCATCAAGCGCACCATCGACGGCTTCACCTACCGCGGCCTCACCGAGGCCATGCGCTTCGAAGCCATGAGCGCGGCCATCGAGTTCGTCTCCGACGACATGCCCGCCGGCTACGCGGCCAAGGCCAAGAAGCAGCCCGTCGTCTTCGAAGGGAAGTAG